The following proteins are encoded in a genomic region of Longimicrobium sp.:
- the rpsO gene encoding 30S ribosomal protein S15, with the protein MAETLEREDIIKKYQLHENDRGSTKVQVALLTARINHLTGHFREHKKDHHSRRGLLKMVGQRRSLLDYLKRNDLEGYRALIADLGLRH; encoded by the coding sequence GTGGCCGAGACGCTCGAGCGCGAAGACATCATCAAGAAGTACCAACTCCACGAGAACGACCGTGGCTCCACCAAGGTGCAGGTCGCGCTGCTTACGGCGCGCATCAACCACCTGACCGGTCACTTCCGCGAGCACAAGAAGGATCACCACAGCCGCCGCGGACTGCTCAAGATGGTCGGGCAGCGCCGCAGCCTGCTGGACTACCTCAAGCGCAACGACCTGGAAGGGTACCGCGCGCTGATCGCGGACCTCGGGCTGCGCCACTGA
- a CDS encoding bifunctional riboflavin kinase/FAD synthetase, producing the protein MTPTPRDEPREFAIDPALPPALPRDGRPAVVTVGTFDGVHRGHREVLEEIGRRAERVGGRSILVTFHPHPLRIVRPEHAPPLLTTVTEKRDILAQSGLEYVVFVPFTRTLQLYSARRFVEEILVRRVGMRELVIGYDHGFGRDREGSVATLRQIGQEMGFAVDVVQAVEVDGEPISSSRIRRLLGDGDVGAANRLLGRSYTVDGVVVRGERKGRELGFPTANIQVGDPEKMLPREGIYAVHGWVRGERLPGLLHLGPRPTFAGFAPSVELWLMDWSGDIYGDRVRVEFVERIRDILPFTSVDALIQAMHADEQRGREILGFT; encoded by the coding sequence GTGACGCCCACCCCCCGCGACGAGCCGCGGGAGTTCGCGATTGACCCCGCGCTCCCGCCCGCGCTGCCCCGCGACGGGCGCCCGGCCGTGGTGACCGTGGGCACCTTCGACGGCGTGCACCGCGGCCATCGCGAGGTGCTGGAAGAGATCGGGCGGCGGGCCGAGCGGGTGGGCGGGCGCAGCATCCTGGTGACCTTCCATCCGCACCCGCTGCGCATCGTGCGCCCGGAGCACGCGCCGCCGCTGCTCACCACGGTCACGGAGAAGCGCGACATCCTGGCGCAGAGCGGGCTGGAGTACGTCGTCTTCGTCCCCTTCACCCGCACGCTGCAGCTCTACTCCGCCCGCCGCTTCGTCGAGGAGATCCTCGTGCGGCGCGTGGGGATGCGCGAGCTGGTGATCGGCTACGACCACGGCTTCGGCCGCGACCGCGAGGGGAGCGTCGCCACCCTGCGCCAGATCGGCCAGGAGATGGGCTTCGCCGTCGACGTGGTCCAAGCCGTCGAGGTGGACGGCGAGCCGATCTCCTCCTCCCGCATCCGCCGCCTCCTGGGCGACGGCGACGTCGGCGCGGCCAACCGGCTCCTGGGCCGCTCCTACACCGTCGACGGCGTCGTCGTGCGCGGCGAGCGCAAGGGGAGGGAGCTGGGCTTCCCCACCGCCAACATCCAGGTCGGCGATCCGGAGAAGATGCTGCCGCGCGAGGGGATCTACGCGGTGCACGGCTGGGTGCGCGGCGAGCGGCTCCCGGGGCTGCTGCACCTGGGCCCGCGCCCCACCTTCGCCGGCTTCGCCCCCAGCGTCGAGCTCTGGCTCATGGACTGGAGCGGCGACATCTACGGCGACCGCGTCCGCGTGGAGTTCGTCGAGCGCATCCGCGACATCCTCCCCTTCACCTCCGTCGACGCCCTCATCCAGGCCATGCACGCCGACGAGCAGCGCGGGCGCGAGATCCTGGGCTTCACGTAG
- the truB gene encoding tRNA pseudouridine(55) synthase TruB gives MLTGVLPVDKPVGPTSHDAVAHVRRALRTRQVGHTGTLDPFASGLLLVCVGPATRIAEYLTGLPKAYAATLRLGETTDTDDLTGEVVGGSASWSELTYEAIEAALLRQVGTIEQLPPTYSAKKVDGERMYAVARRGGEVERKPVTVTIHEIRVTRIELPGVDFEVVCGSGTYIRAIARDAGEALGTGAHLRALRRTRVGAHGIERAVPLDALADEDRVRAAMLTPLDALAALPRVPVDAAGEAALSFGRAIPAPADAPQGVPLALAGADGRLLAIGERAGDAIKPRKVFPAEVAG, from the coding sequence TTGCTGACCGGCGTCCTCCCCGTGGACAAGCCCGTCGGCCCCACGTCGCACGACGCGGTGGCCCACGTGCGCCGCGCCCTGCGCACGCGCCAGGTGGGGCACACGGGGACGCTGGATCCCTTTGCGTCCGGCCTCCTGCTGGTGTGCGTCGGCCCGGCCACGCGCATCGCCGAGTACCTGACCGGGCTCCCCAAGGCCTACGCCGCCACCCTGCGCCTGGGCGAAACCACCGACACCGACGACCTCACCGGCGAGGTCGTCGGCGGCAGCGCGTCGTGGAGCGAGCTGACGTACGAGGCGATCGAGGCCGCGCTCCTGCGCCAGGTGGGGACGATCGAGCAGCTTCCCCCCACCTACTCCGCGAAAAAGGTGGATGGCGAGCGGATGTACGCCGTTGCCCGCCGCGGCGGCGAGGTGGAGCGCAAGCCGGTCACCGTCACCATCCACGAGATCCGGGTGACTCGTATTGAGCTTCCGGGTGTGGACTTCGAGGTCGTGTGCGGGAGCGGCACCTACATCCGCGCCATCGCCCGCGACGCCGGCGAAGCGCTGGGCACGGGCGCGCATCTCCGCGCCCTGCGCCGTACCCGCGTGGGCGCGCACGGCATCGAGCGCGCCGTCCCGCTGGATGCGCTGGCGGACGAGGATCGCGTCCGCGCCGCCATGCTCACCCCGCTGGACGCCCTCGCCGCCCTCCCGCGTGTCCCGGTGGATGCCGCCGGGGAAGCGGCGCTCTCCTTCGGCCGCGCCATCCCGGCCCCGGCCGATGCGCCGCAGGGCGTGCCGCTCGCCCTCGCCGGCGCGGACGGCCGCCTCCTGGCCATCGGCGAGCGCGCCGGAGACGCCATCAAGCCCCGCAAGGTCTTCCCCGCGGAGGTGGCAGGGTGA
- the rbfA gene encoding 30S ribosome-binding factor RbfA — protein sequence MPRFKRTDRINEQLREEISLLVRDAVRDPRVSLATITAVQTSPELDHAKVYFTALGTDEERKELLAGLRSAAPFIRKALGQRLHMRRIPELHFEQDRVLEEAQRIEQLLREALPFDRLTETPPDSSLAPKDEEEA from the coding sequence ATGCCGCGCTTCAAGCGAACCGACCGGATCAACGAGCAGCTCAGGGAAGAGATTTCCCTGCTGGTGCGCGACGCCGTGCGCGACCCGCGGGTGTCGCTGGCCACCATCACGGCCGTGCAGACCTCGCCCGAGCTGGACCACGCCAAGGTGTACTTCACGGCGCTGGGGACGGACGAGGAGCGCAAGGAGCTGCTGGCCGGGCTGCGCAGCGCCGCGCCCTTCATCCGCAAGGCGCTGGGGCAGCGGCTGCACATGCGCCGCATCCCCGAGCTGCACTTCGAGCAGGACCGGGTGCTGGAGGAAGCGCAGCGCATCGAGCAGCTCCTGCGCGAGGCGCTCCCCTTCGACCGCCTCACCGAGACGCCGCCGGACAGCTCGCTGGCTCCAAAGGACGAGGAAGAAGCGTGA
- a CDS encoding DUF503 domain-containing protein: protein MGVVVWELHIAGCQSLKDKRQVVKSLKDRLHHRFNVSAAETGHHDLHQRAEIAVCVVSADRKHAQQVLSSCDTMVEMDGRARIVDSYTTYY from the coding sequence GTGGGGGTGGTCGTGTGGGAGCTCCACATCGCCGGGTGCCAGTCCCTCAAGGACAAGCGCCAGGTGGTGAAGAGCCTCAAGGACCGCCTCCACCATCGCTTCAACGTGTCCGCCGCCGAGACGGGGCACCACGACCTGCACCAGCGCGCCGAGATCGCCGTCTGCGTGGTCTCGGCCGACCGGAAGCATGCCCAGCAGGTCCTCTCCTCGTGCGACACGATGGTGGAGATGGACGGGCGGGCGAGGATCGTGGATTCGTATACGACGTACTACTGA
- the infB gene encoding translation initiation factor IF-2: MRVFEVAKELSVPAESLVHLLREMDVPIRSHMSDLADEHVARLRTLIERERRLGHKDVGEALEAAIGDVAGAPKRRRRKREETEEAPENAPDSTADPVADAADAIAAEAAEAAAERGAALVTTGGAPPAGVTVVVDSSVAPPAEPGETLEAAPGAAAPVEETEASAPASPPQPVAEEAAPRPAAPISARPPSQRTLRPDARPEGAPRQDARPPREPLRPAASSGPAAPPRPTPPPSVRPQAPGGRPGQGGERRPPADTRGAAEPPRPARPNDFVPRPARAGAPPMPTRTGGAPPSARTGSFGPPRGGGDGSGRNVPGAGANAGVSSTGKKDKKKGKKGKGSVDQGAVDANFRKTMAAMDGGDRRKKGRGRRDMGPTQHERREEELLRQRTEEATTVRVNEFLTVAELAELIDVPASHIIGSAFKNLGMMVTINQRLDFDQIELLLDEFGFSAIREEEYAADHGEEDAEPDAESTLRARPPVVTVMGHVDHGKTSLLDYIRKTNVIAGESGGITQHIGAYHVQLQDGRAISFLDTPGHAAFTAMRARGAEVTDVVILVVAADDSVMPQTIEAISHARNAGVPIVVAVNKVDLPDANPMKVKQDLLQHGIVLEDFGGDVMSAEVSAKRGMGVDELLEKVLLQSDLLDLRANPAREAAGVVIEAQLDIGKGPVATVLVTNGTLRVGDHVVCGLYNGRIRAMLDERQHPVVAAGPAIPVQILGLPGVPNAGDQMVSMDQDRAAEIAQTRQRLEREKRMRIRSRGVKLTDLSKMLAKGERVTLNLVIKGDVDGSVQALSDSLEQLSTSEVQVQVIHRGVGAINESDVLLASTSSAIVVGFHVRPTGEARQVAEREDVDIRLYNIIYEVVDEVKLAMEGLLSPEQREVLLGTAEVRQLFKVPRVGTVAGCMVTRGVLERRGRIRVIRDAVQIYEGELGSLKRFKDDAREVREGFECGLNVSNFNDIKIGDVLECYRVEEVARTLAGAAAEEAARAAT, encoded by the coding sequence ATGCGTGTGTTCGAAGTCGCCAAGGAACTGAGCGTTCCCGCTGAGTCCCTGGTGCACCTCCTCCGGGAGATGGACGTCCCCATCCGCAGCCACATGTCGGATCTGGCCGACGAGCACGTCGCCCGGCTCCGCACGCTGATCGAGCGTGAGCGGCGCCTGGGCCACAAGGACGTGGGCGAGGCCCTGGAAGCCGCCATCGGTGACGTGGCCGGCGCGCCCAAGCGCCGCCGCCGCAAGCGCGAAGAGACCGAGGAAGCTCCCGAGAACGCCCCCGACTCGACCGCCGATCCGGTGGCCGACGCCGCCGACGCGATCGCCGCCGAGGCCGCCGAGGCCGCCGCTGAGCGCGGCGCCGCGCTGGTGACCACCGGCGGCGCGCCCCCCGCGGGCGTGACCGTCGTGGTGGACTCGTCCGTCGCGCCGCCCGCCGAGCCCGGCGAGACGCTGGAGGCCGCCCCCGGAGCCGCCGCGCCCGTGGAGGAGACGGAGGCCAGCGCCCCCGCCTCGCCGCCGCAGCCCGTCGCCGAGGAAGCGGCCCCGCGCCCGGCCGCGCCCATCTCGGCGCGCCCGCCGTCGCAGCGCACGCTACGCCCCGACGCGCGCCCGGAAGGCGCGCCGCGCCAGGACGCCCGTCCGCCGCGCGAGCCGCTGCGTCCCGCCGCGTCGTCCGGTCCGGCCGCGCCGCCGCGTCCCACCCCGCCCCCCTCGGTGCGCCCGCAGGCGCCCGGCGGGCGTCCGGGTCAGGGCGGCGAGCGCCGTCCCCCCGCGGACACGCGTGGAGCCGCGGAGCCGCCGCGTCCGGCGCGTCCCAACGACTTCGTGCCGCGCCCGGCCCGCGCCGGCGCTCCGCCGATGCCCACCCGCACGGGCGGTGCGCCGCCCTCGGCCCGCACCGGCTCGTTCGGCCCGCCGCGTGGCGGCGGTGACGGCTCCGGCCGCAACGTGCCCGGCGCCGGCGCCAACGCCGGCGTGAGCAGCACCGGCAAAAAGGACAAGAAGAAGGGGAAGAAGGGGAAGGGCTCGGTCGACCAGGGGGCGGTGGACGCCAACTTCCGGAAGACCATGGCCGCCATGGACGGCGGCGACCGGCGCAAGAAGGGCCGGGGCCGCCGCGACATGGGCCCCACGCAGCACGAGCGCCGCGAGGAAGAGCTGCTGCGCCAGCGCACCGAGGAGGCCACCACCGTCCGCGTCAACGAGTTCCTGACGGTGGCGGAGCTGGCCGAGCTGATCGACGTGCCGGCGAGCCACATCATCGGCTCGGCGTTCAAGAACCTCGGGATGATGGTCACCATCAACCAGCGCCTCGACTTCGACCAGATCGAGCTGCTGCTGGACGAGTTCGGCTTCAGCGCCATCCGCGAAGAGGAATACGCCGCGGACCACGGCGAGGAAGACGCCGAGCCGGACGCCGAGAGCACGCTGCGCGCGCGGCCGCCGGTGGTCACCGTCATGGGCCACGTGGACCACGGCAAGACGTCGCTCCTGGACTACATCCGCAAGACCAACGTCATCGCGGGCGAGTCCGGCGGCATCACGCAGCACATCGGCGCGTACCACGTGCAGCTGCAGGACGGGCGCGCCATCTCCTTTCTGGACACCCCGGGCCACGCGGCCTTCACCGCCATGCGAGCCCGCGGCGCCGAGGTGACCGACGTGGTCATCCTGGTGGTTGCGGCCGACGACTCGGTGATGCCGCAGACCATCGAAGCAATCTCGCACGCCAGGAACGCCGGCGTGCCGATCGTGGTGGCGGTCAACAAGGTGGACCTGCCGGACGCCAACCCGATGAAGGTCAAGCAGGACCTCCTTCAGCACGGCATCGTGCTGGAAGACTTCGGCGGCGACGTGATGTCGGCCGAGGTGTCGGCGAAGCGCGGGATGGGGGTCGACGAGCTGCTGGAGAAGGTCCTCCTGCAGAGCGACCTGCTGGACCTGCGCGCCAACCCGGCGCGCGAGGCGGCGGGCGTGGTCATCGAGGCGCAGCTCGACATCGGCAAGGGGCCGGTCGCCACGGTGCTCGTCACCAACGGCACCCTGCGCGTGGGCGACCACGTGGTGTGCGGCCTGTACAACGGCCGCATCCGCGCCATGCTGGACGAGCGCCAGCACCCGGTGGTGGCGGCGGGGCCCGCGATCCCGGTGCAGATCCTCGGCCTTCCCGGCGTCCCCAACGCCGGCGACCAGATGGTGTCGATGGACCAGGACCGCGCCGCCGAGATCGCGCAGACCCGCCAGCGGCTGGAGCGCGAGAAGCGGATGCGCATCCGCAGCCGCGGCGTGAAGCTGACGGACCTGTCGAAAATGCTGGCCAAGGGCGAGCGCGTGACGCTCAACCTGGTCATCAAGGGCGACGTGGACGGCTCGGTGCAGGCGCTCTCCGACTCGCTGGAGCAGCTCTCCACGAGCGAGGTGCAGGTGCAGGTGATCCACCGCGGCGTGGGCGCCATCAACGAGTCGGACGTGCTGCTGGCGTCCACCTCCAGCGCCATCGTCGTGGGCTTCCACGTGCGCCCCACCGGCGAAGCCCGGCAGGTGGCCGAGCGTGAGGACGTGGACATCCGCCTCTACAACATCATCTACGAGGTGGTGGACGAGGTGAAGCTGGCGATGGAGGGCCTGCTGTCGCCCGAGCAGCGCGAGGTGCTGCTGGGCACGGCCGAGGTTCGCCAGCTCTTCAAGGTGCCGCGCGTGGGGACGGTGGCCGGCTGCATGGTCACCCGCGGCGTGCTGGAGCGCCGCGGCCGCATCCGCGTGATCCGCGACGCGGTGCAGATCTACGAGGGCGAGCTGGGGTCGCTGAAGCGCTTCAAGGACGACGCGCGCGAGGTCCGCGAGGGCTTCGAGTGCGGCCTGAACGTGTCCAACTTCAACGACATCAAGATCGGCGACGTCCTGGAGTGCTACCGGGTGGAGGAGGTTGCGCGCACGCTGGCCGGTGCCGCCGCCGAGGAAGCCGCCCGCGCCGCGACCTGA
- a CDS encoding ribosomal L7Ae/L30e/S12e/Gadd45 family protein yields the protein MTQTLPPRPTQPPEKALADLLGLAARARGLVHGTDMTRKAVREGEVRCVILAGDASQTQAQKVLPLLQARGVPFHVCLSREALGSAIGRGPVSAVGITNDSFAKRAAVLAAALSSPQG from the coding sequence GTGACGCAGACCCTCCCCCCTCGTCCCACCCAGCCGCCCGAGAAGGCGCTGGCCGACCTGCTGGGCCTCGCCGCCCGCGCAAGGGGCCTGGTGCACGGCACGGACATGACGCGCAAGGCCGTGCGCGAGGGCGAGGTGCGCTGCGTCATCCTGGCGGGAGACGCGTCGCAGACGCAGGCGCAGAAGGTCCTTCCGCTTCTGCAGGCGCGCGGAGTACCTTTCCACGTATGTCTTTCGCGGGAGGCGCTGGGCTCCGCCATCGGGCGGGGCCCGGTTTCCGCTGTTGGAATCACGAACGATAGCTTCGCGAAGCGCGCGGCCGTGCTGGCCGCCGCGCTTTCATCACCGCAGGGCTGA